A genomic region of Elaeis guineensis isolate ETL-2024a chromosome 9, EG11, whole genome shotgun sequence contains the following coding sequences:
- the LOC105051128 gene encoding GRAS family protein RAM1-like: MNSRCKSMGSLKSNDIPTTNQQQPSSPTASVSESNAVASSEPEPNNPTTFQGLKFDVDIDIEIQSPDSSLWESLFADQIDSGTDFIISSPRRDYMIFSPRRDYMISSPKRDYMISSPRRDYMISSPKRDYMVSSPKRDCLISSPKRDFMVSSPKIDYMVSSPKRESMVSSPRRTGLNSLYSHYSNYGYVHGMHGLHGCTSPSYNSSNHGKGKSQSPLHKGVNSSSSPYSSSTQVVHGECLALPAMDAFLDEYGRENYSTYTSSLKSTGGIECSSEAFEMTPTATLPSLLDCLTMESRYGDAVGETDTGLQISGDGGLYQMNQFGVGGAAQQQGRDIDHGLLGSVGKTELVEASYHGLLGGPIIPSESEQEQDSGLQLVHLLLACAEAVAKDDYLTARRYLHHLNHVVSPIGDSMQRVASCFADALAARLSPSPSPMPYPPPSLDTLKIYQILYQACPYVKFAHFTANQAIFEAFESEDRVHIVDLDILQGYQWPAFLQALAARPGGPPALRITGVGHPAELVHRTGRHLAELAHSLRVPFEFHPAVADRLEDLRPSMLHRRVGEALAVNAVCHLHRVPGAHLGQLLSMIRDQAPKIVTLVEKEASHNGPYFLGRFLEALHYYSALFDSLDATFPADSAARAKVEQYIFAPEIKNIVASEGAERVARHERLERWRKVMEGRGFKGVALSANSVNQSRILLGLYACDGYRLTEDNGFMFLGWQDRAIIAASAWRC, encoded by the exons ATGAACTCTCGATGTAAAAGCATGGGGAGCTTAAAGAGCAACGACATCCCTACAACGAATCAGCAGCAACCGTCTTCACCGACGGCATCGGTGTCGGAATCCAACGCGGTTGCCTCCTCCGAGCCGGAGCCCAACAACCCGACCACCTTCCAAGGGCTCAAGTTCGACGTGGACATCGACATCGAGATCCAGTCGCCGGATAGCTCCTTATGGGAGTCCTTGTTTGCCGACCAGATCGACTCAGGCACTGACTTTATCATCTCCTCCCCAAGGAGGGACTACATGATCTTCTCCCCTAGGAGGGACTACATGATCTCCTCTCCTAAGAGGGACTACATGATCTCCTCCCCTAGGAGGGACTACATGATCTCTTCTCCTAAGAGGGATTACATGGTCTCTTCTCCGAAGAGGGACTGCTTGATCTCTTCTCCTAAGAGGGACTTCATGGTCTCTTCTCCTAAGATAGATTACATGGTATCTTCGCCTAAAAGAGAGTCCATGGTGTCATCACCTAGGAGAACAGGCCTCAACTCTCTCTATAGTCATTATAGCAATTATGGCTACGTGCATGGGATGCATGGGCTCCATGGGTGCACCTCACCTTCATATAACTCATCCAACCATGGCAAAGGGAAGTCACAAAGCCCACTCCACAAGGGCGTTAACAGCTCTTCTTCTCCATATTCTTCTTCCACTCAGGTTGTTCATGGCGAGTGCCTAGCACTGCCGGCGATGGATGCGTTCTTGGATGAGTATGGCAGGGAGAACTATAGCACgtatacatcatcattgaagagCACAGGGGGGATCGAGTGCTCTTCAGAGGCCTTTGAGATGACACCAACAGCGACCCTGCCATCGCTCCTGGACTGCCTGACAATGGAGTCAAGATATGGAGATGCTGTGGGTGAAACGGACACAGGGCTGCAAATAAGTGGAGATGGGGGTTTGTATCAGATGAATCAGTTTGGGGTTGGGGGAGCGGCACAGCAGCAAGGGAGGGATATTGATCATGGATTGCTTGGATCGGTGGGTAAGACTGAGTTGGTGGAAGCTTCATACCATGGCTTGCTGGGTGGTCCAATAATACCTTCCGAGTCGGAGCAG GAACAAGACAGTGGGTTGCAGCTGGTGCACCTCCTCCTGGCCTGCGCCGAGGCGGTGGCCAAGGATGACTACCTCACCGCCCGGCGTTACCTCCACCACCTCAACCACGTCGTCTCCCCCATCGGGGACTCCATGCAGCGCGTGGCCTCGTGCTTCGCCGACGCCCTCGCCGCCCGTCTgtctccctccccctcccccatGCCCTACCCTCCCCCCTCCCTCGACACCCTCAAGATCTACCAGATCCTCTACCAGGCCTGCCCCTACGTCAAATTCGCCCACTTCACCGCCAACCAGGCCATCTTCGAGGCCTTCGAGTCCGAGGACCGCGTCCACATCGTCGACCTCGACATCCTCCAAGGCTACCAATGGcccgccttcctccaagccctcgcCGCCCGCCCGGGGGGCCCTCCGGCCCTCCGAATCACCGGCGTCGGCCACCCGGCCGAGTTGGTCCACCGGACGGGGCGCCACCTCGCCGAGCTCGCACACTCCCTCCGCGTGCCCTTCGAGTTCCACCCCGCGGTCGCCGACCGCCTCGAGGACCTCCGCCCGAGCATGCTCCACCGCCGCGTCGGCGAGGCCCTCGCCGTCAACGCCGTCTGCCACCTCCACCGCGTCCCCGGCGCCCACCTCGGCCAGCTCCTCTCCATGATTCGCGACCAGGCGCCCAAAATCGTCACTCTAGTGGAGAAAGAAGCCAGCCACAATGGGCCTTACTTCTTGGGGAGGTTCTTGGAGGCACTGCACTACTACTCGGCGCTGTTCGACTCGTTGGACGCCACTTTTCCGGCGGATTCGGCGGCGAGGGCGAAGGTGGAGCAGTACATCTTCGCGCCGGAGATTAAGAACATCGTGGCGAGCGAGGGGGCAGAGAGGGTGGCAAGGCATGAGAGGCTGGAGAGGTGGAGGAAGGTGATGGAGGGGAGAGGATTCAAGGGGGTGGCGTTGAGTGCCAACTCCGTCAACCAGAGCCGGATACTGTTGGGATTGTATGCCTGCGATGGGTATAGGTTGACGGAGGACAATGGGTTCATGTTTTTGGGGTGGCAGGACAGGGCGATCATTGCGGCTTCGGCGTGGAGGTGTTGA